Proteins from a single region of Haloterrigena alkaliphila:
- a CDS encoding DUF5830 family protein — MDRDERRAETPVEADDDRVALGLALLERLEHESLPLPDVIDRIETVTTDPTVTRTILDEAELRGVIDREEGIIRPKSRQYVRFEQDVITKEGDFSCQRCGSGLSTGYFIDLEAGELGPFGSSCIRKVTGRED, encoded by the coding sequence ATGGACCGAGACGAGCGCCGCGCCGAGACGCCCGTCGAGGCCGACGACGACCGGGTCGCGCTCGGACTGGCGCTGCTCGAGCGACTCGAGCACGAGTCGCTCCCGCTGCCGGACGTTATCGACCGCATCGAGACGGTGACGACCGATCCCACCGTCACGCGGACGATCCTCGACGAAGCGGAACTGCGGGGGGTCATCGATCGCGAGGAGGGGATCATCCGCCCGAAGAGCCGCCAGTACGTCCGCTTCGAGCAGGACGTGATCACGAAGGAGGGCGACTTCTCCTGCCAGCGCTGTGGCTCGGGCCTGTCGACCGGCTACTTCATCGACCTCGAGGCCGGCGAACTGGGGCCGTTCGGCTCCTCGTGTATCCGGAAAGTGACCGGCAGGGAGGACTGA
- a CDS encoding TVP38/TMEM64 family protein, with protein sequence MSVPPVRTRTLVGLVAIGAILTTGVLLSPSTLLGALESASVDPYLFGVLVACLYLLRPLFALPTTPLAVVVGYGYGVAVGVPIALVGVVTTVVPVFLAARWLVGDPEKACSPAQPGRIRSLLERARTVVERYYETAGPLRGVVASRLAPIPSDVATCAAAVSGVRLRHLVLGTAVGELPWTVAAVVVGASAATVRTDGLGGVGTALSLACLVAALALLAVPAYRAARTRRGARTAPGAADD encoded by the coding sequence ATGTCGGTTCCGCCGGTACGGACGCGAACGCTCGTCGGGCTGGTCGCGATCGGGGCGATCCTCACGACGGGCGTGCTTCTGTCACCCTCGACGCTGCTCGGGGCCCTCGAGTCGGCGTCGGTCGACCCGTACCTGTTCGGCGTCCTCGTGGCCTGTCTCTACCTCCTGCGACCGCTGTTCGCCCTGCCGACGACGCCGCTGGCCGTCGTCGTCGGCTACGGCTACGGCGTCGCGGTCGGCGTTCCGATCGCGCTCGTCGGCGTCGTGACGACGGTCGTTCCCGTGTTCCTCGCCGCTCGCTGGCTCGTCGGCGATCCGGAAAAAGCGTGTTCGCCGGCCCAACCCGGCCGAATTCGCTCGCTGCTCGAGCGCGCCCGGACCGTCGTCGAGCGCTACTACGAGACGGCGGGCCCCCTCCGGGGCGTCGTGGCCTCGCGGCTCGCGCCGATCCCGTCGGACGTGGCGACGTGTGCGGCGGCCGTCAGCGGCGTTCGCCTCCGCCACCTCGTCCTCGGCACGGCGGTCGGCGAACTCCCGTGGACGGTCGCGGCGGTCGTCGTCGGCGCGTCGGCGGCGACCGTGCGGACCGACGGCCTCGGCGGCGTCGGCACCGCGCTGTCGCTGGCTTGTCTCGTCGCCGCACTGGCGCTGTTGGCCGTCCCCGCGTATCGCGCCGCGCGGACGCGACGGGGCGCCCGGACCGCTCCCGGCGCGGCGGACGACTAG
- a CDS encoding response regulator — protein MSTQPTILVVDDERELTDLYATWVNEDYDVLTAYDGRSALEAMSDAVDVVLLDRHMPDVTGDEVLNQIRAAGHDCWVIMVTAVDPGLDIVELDIDDYVTKPVTRAQLTRIIENLRVQARYNDDGRRELTALSNKMETLEDEHSLDDLEDTEAYQQLEDDLKELSDSLVGDADER, from the coding sequence ATGTCTACGCAACCGACGATCCTCGTCGTCGACGACGAGCGCGAACTCACCGACCTCTACGCGACGTGGGTGAACGAGGATTACGACGTCCTGACCGCCTACGACGGGCGCTCGGCGCTCGAGGCGATGAGCGACGCCGTCGACGTCGTCCTGCTCGACCGACACATGCCCGACGTGACCGGCGACGAAGTCCTCAACCAGATTCGGGCCGCGGGCCACGACTGCTGGGTGATCATGGTCACCGCGGTCGATCCGGGACTCGACATCGTGGAACTGGACATCGACGATTACGTCACCAAACCGGTGACTCGCGCCCAACTGACGCGAATCATCGAGAACCTCCGCGTGCAGGCCCGCTACAACGACGACGGCCGGCGGGAACTCACCGCGCTCTCGAACAAGATGGAGACCCTCGAGGACGAACACTCGCTCGACGACCTCGAGGACACCGAGGCCTACCAGCAACTGGAAGACGATCTCAAGGAACTGAGCGACTCGCTGGTCGGCGACGCGGACGAACGCTGA
- a CDS encoding HVO_2523 family zinc finger protein, producing MAADDEERGAGSNGRDARVDAASGGPACPYCEAALFKRHCKYVCPQHGVIVDCSDPFL from the coding sequence ATGGCTGCCGACGACGAGGAACGCGGGGCCGGGTCGAACGGACGGGACGCGCGTGTCGACGCCGCGAGCGGCGGCCCGGCCTGTCCGTACTGCGAGGCGGCGCTGTTCAAACGCCACTGCAAGTACGTCTGCCCCCAACACGGGGTCATCGTCGACTGTTCCGATCCCTTCCTGTAG
- a CDS encoding MFS transporter has translation MSDRWLYAWGLGSAAFGGVSVIVPLYVVSLGADPFTLGILAAAAAFAGVPGALAFGGLADRTGKRRMFVVAALSLVAVMSVAIPFTRSIAVVIAANATVWFASAAVLPILTLLAVADAPDAQWSERIARLNTYQGVGWALGLLAGTVWTVGAARVLGPVAAQRGFLLACAACAALSCLASVRTLPPDPEPGAEPEPRKLRRAMRRAGRFNVRGVTFPFSPVRVDPRGLHPRRVAHRFTPELTLYFLAIVLVFAGSAAFFAPLPAFLAELGYGSDGIFALYLLSSVASAVCFDRVGRLAAAHDARLVQVAGLLGRAIGLPAAAVVGTALGVTRVGLVGTTVVFAVIGITWAVISVTTGTIVTQLAPAGVRGEALGVYSALTAFAGGVGSVAGGWLAASSYAVAFTVAGGLVLAGAGVVLALWRRTITVAEPDRSVA, from the coding sequence ATGTCCGATCGATGGCTATACGCGTGGGGGCTGGGATCCGCCGCGTTCGGCGGCGTCTCCGTGATCGTTCCGCTGTACGTCGTCTCGCTCGGAGCCGATCCGTTCACGCTCGGGATCCTCGCCGCGGCGGCCGCGTTCGCGGGCGTTCCCGGCGCGCTGGCGTTCGGCGGGCTCGCGGACAGGACGGGGAAGCGACGGATGTTCGTCGTCGCCGCGCTCTCACTCGTCGCCGTGATGTCCGTCGCGATCCCCTTTACGCGGTCGATCGCGGTCGTGATCGCAGCCAACGCGACCGTCTGGTTCGCTTCCGCCGCCGTCCTGCCGATCCTGACCCTGCTGGCGGTCGCCGACGCTCCCGACGCGCAGTGGAGCGAGCGGATCGCCCGGCTCAACACCTATCAGGGGGTCGGCTGGGCGCTGGGACTCCTCGCGGGCACGGTCTGGACCGTCGGCGCCGCGCGGGTCCTCGGTCCGGTCGCGGCCCAGCGGGGGTTCCTGCTGGCATGCGCCGCCTGTGCCGCTCTGAGCTGTCTCGCGTCCGTTCGAACGCTCCCCCCGGACCCCGAACCGGGCGCGGAACCGGAACCGCGGAAGCTCCGGCGCGCGATGCGTCGTGCGGGTCGGTTCAACGTCCGCGGCGTCACGTTCCCGTTCTCCCCGGTGCGCGTCGACCCGCGCGGACTCCATCCGCGCCGCGTCGCCCACCGTTTCACGCCGGAACTGACGCTGTACTTCCTCGCGATCGTGCTCGTCTTCGCCGGTTCCGCGGCCTTCTTCGCCCCGCTGCCCGCCTTTCTCGCCGAACTCGGCTACGGCTCCGACGGAATCTTCGCCCTCTACCTCCTCTCGAGCGTCGCGTCGGCCGTCTGTTTCGATCGCGTGGGTCGACTCGCCGCGGCCCACGACGCCCGCCTCGTGCAGGTCGCCGGCCTGCTCGGCCGGGCGATCGGACTGCCGGCCGCCGCCGTCGTCGGGACCGCTCTCGGCGTGACCCGCGTCGGCCTCGTCGGCACGACGGTCGTCTTCGCCGTAATCGGGATTACGTGGGCCGTCATCTCCGTGACGACCGGAACGATCGTCACCCAGCTCGCGCCGGCGGGCGTCCGCGGCGAGGCGCTCGGCGTCTACAGCGCGCTCACGGCCTTCGCGGGCGGCGTCGGCAGCGTCGCCGGCGGCTGGCTCGCCGCCTCGAGTTACGCGGTGGCGTTCACCGTCGCCGGCGGTCTGGTCCTCGCGGGCGCCGGCGTCGTGCTCGCGCTGTGGCGACGGACGATAACCGTCGCCGAACCGGACCGGTCGGTCGCTTGA
- a CDS encoding NUMOD3 domain-containing DNA-binding protein, translating into MESIEECPACGRTGFKNEYGIGVHLVRYCEKSTGTQVELGRDLISGENHPMKGREMSEEAKRKIGEASSGREMPEKTKRKISESLKGHEVSEETRQKISESLQGEQNPWYGVTGENHPRYGVSFELDEESREKLSKSLKETYEEDPTKHSMYGRTGEDHPLYGYEWSEVQLQKLSEALRGQVPGRSRPRQVIKTRNIVRNGWEAAVDIISHDAGFDYTYEDLSFELSERTYTPDFVVEDIVIEVKGMVWENDETKANEFMDRHDYTYLVVGSELPCDVHLPWKKREKLPEVINSRL; encoded by the coding sequence ATGGAATCTATAGAGGAATGTCCGGCCTGTGGACGGACCGGTTTTAAGAATGAGTACGGAATTGGAGTTCATTTAGTAAGGTACTGTGAGAAAAGTACTGGAACACAGGTGGAGTTAGGTCGTGATCTCATCTCTGGCGAAAACCATCCGATGAAAGGACGCGAGATGTCGGAAGAAGCAAAGCGAAAAATCGGAGAGGCATCCTCTGGGAGGGAGATGCCGGAAAAGACAAAACGAAAAATCAGCGAATCGCTGAAAGGACACGAAGTTTCCGAAGAAACGCGACAGAAAATCAGCGAGTCATTACAGGGCGAACAGAATCCCTGGTACGGAGTTACCGGCGAGAATCATCCCCGATACGGTGTCTCGTTCGAACTGGACGAGGAGAGCCGTGAGAAACTCTCGAAGTCGTTGAAAGAAACGTACGAAGAGGATCCAACGAAACACTCGATGTACGGACGAACGGGAGAAGACCATCCCCTGTATGGATACGAGTGGTCTGAAGTACAACTTCAGAAGCTTAGCGAGGCACTGAGGGGGCAGGTACCAGGGAGATCCAGACCGAGACAAGTTATCAAAACTCGAAATATCGTCAGGAACGGCTGGGAAGCAGCGGTAGATATAATTTCACATGACGCGGGATTCGACTATACCTACGAAGATCTGTCCTTCGAATTGAGTGAACGTACGTACACACCGGATTTCGTCGTTGAAGATATCGTAATCGAAGTCAAAGGAATGGTCTGGGAGAACGACGAAACGAAGGCTAATGAATTCATGGACAGGCACGACTACACGTATCTCGTAGTTGGATCAGAGTTGCCGTGCGACGTGCATCTCCCCTGGAAGAAACGTGAAAAGCTTCCAGAAGTCATCAACTCTCGGCTCTGA
- a CDS encoding adenosylcobalamin-dependent ribonucleoside-diphosphate reductase, producing the protein MSGTDLSAEDLTLPIKRTDGETLEERLTDNAYHDILPARYLRKDADGDLVETQEDLFERVGKNIALAEAVYEAEKRDAQITVTPDQLKPDHPRRDELAAEVFGAGTTATDDNEAALSIYNVNKFAYDTVVPELPDEIREHVESVADEFQEMMSNLDFMPNSPTLMNAGDELQQLSACFVDSPEDDIDDIHQTAKEAAQVFQSGGGMGYAFWRLRPYGDAVGSTGGIASGPITFMRTYDQMCETIAQGGARRGAQMGVMRVSHPDVIQFIHSKNKDVSLAETLRLNDPDDYTHTSFQDALEEARELIDDEGRVPKHLRNAVEGHLSNFNISVGITDDFMEALENGEEFTFTNPRTEEPHIATAETKELYDMFGLGEYVEVGEELSIPAEELWDDIVEGAHENGEPGVIYLERVNKQHSFDVEKHPDHRILATNPCGEQPLEEYEACNLGHINLSTLADLEAPDWRVWYDDHGDEYDSLDDAVDAFLEEAIDFEEFDRRIEMGTRFLENVVTMSDFPVEKIEQKVREMRKIGLGIMGLAQLYIQLGMEYGSETSNEVARQLMRHINHGSKWASHELAEERGSFDEWDNSKYANPTAYREWFEHQTGLDADDWADGFSMRNHNTTTIAPTGTTSMVGNTTGGCEPIYNVAYYKNVSDDVQGDEMLVEFDDYFLRVLEDNDIDVDAVKEEAKEQMATNQFDGVEGLSTVPDAIGELFVTTGDLSAKDHAGVQVACQEGVDSAISKTVNAPNDSTLEDAKDVFEYIYEHGGKGVTYYRDGTRSKQVLTTRADNADFADETEAAQALVEQIDEIFGGLEQFLESDEVRDVLEEDVGGLLDDDQERITVNFTEKRERPDALQGVSQRIDTGYGKVYVTINEDPETGQPFELFANIGHSGGFTNSFTEALAKVISTSLRSGVDPEEIVDELCGTRSPKVAWDKGEQIQSIPDAIGSAMRRYLEDEIDKPYPTQQTLEESAELDAEAEYDGPKTDGGAAAQNGADDDATQDLIDAGESPECPDCGSLSLYFSEGCKTCNSCGWSEC; encoded by the coding sequence ATGAGCGGCACGGATCTCTCCGCGGAGGATCTCACCCTCCCGATCAAACGCACCGATGGCGAGACCCTCGAGGAGCGGTTGACCGACAACGCCTATCACGACATTCTCCCCGCGCGATACCTGCGCAAGGACGCCGACGGCGACCTCGTCGAGACGCAGGAGGACCTCTTCGAGCGCGTCGGCAAGAACATCGCCCTCGCGGAGGCCGTCTACGAGGCCGAGAAACGCGACGCCCAAATCACGGTCACGCCCGACCAGCTCAAGCCCGACCACCCGCGGCGCGACGAACTCGCCGCGGAGGTGTTCGGCGCGGGCACTACCGCAACAGACGACAACGAGGCCGCGCTGTCTATTTACAACGTCAACAAGTTCGCCTACGACACCGTCGTCCCCGAACTTCCCGACGAGATCCGCGAGCACGTCGAGTCGGTCGCCGACGAGTTCCAGGAGATGATGTCGAACCTCGACTTCATGCCGAACTCGCCGACCCTGATGAACGCGGGCGACGAACTCCAGCAGCTCTCGGCGTGTTTCGTCGACTCCCCCGAGGACGACATCGACGACATCCACCAGACCGCCAAGGAGGCCGCGCAGGTCTTCCAGAGCGGCGGCGGCATGGGCTACGCCTTCTGGCGGCTCCGGCCCTACGGCGACGCGGTCGGCTCGACCGGCGGCATCGCGTCCGGGCCGATCACGTTCATGCGCACGTACGACCAGATGTGCGAGACGATCGCCCAGGGCGGCGCCCGACGGGGCGCGCAGATGGGCGTCATGCGCGTCTCCCACCCGGACGTCATTCAGTTCATCCACTCCAAGAACAAGGACGTCTCGCTGGCCGAGACCCTTCGCCTGAACGACCCCGACGATTACACGCACACCTCCTTCCAGGACGCCCTCGAAGAGGCCCGCGAACTCATCGACGACGAGGGACGGGTCCCCAAACACCTCCGGAACGCCGTCGAGGGCCACCTCTCAAACTTCAACATCTCCGTCGGCATCACCGACGACTTCATGGAGGCCCTGGAGAACGGCGAGGAGTTCACCTTCACTAACCCCCGAACGGAAGAGCCACACATCGCGACGGCGGAGACGAAGGAGCTCTACGACATGTTCGGCCTCGGCGAGTACGTCGAGGTCGGCGAAGAGCTATCGATCCCGGCCGAGGAACTCTGGGACGACATCGTCGAGGGCGCCCACGAGAACGGCGAACCCGGCGTGATCTACCTCGAGCGGGTGAACAAGCAACACTCCTTCGACGTCGAGAAACACCCCGACCACCGCATCCTCGCGACGAACCCCTGCGGAGAACAGCCCCTCGAGGAGTACGAGGCCTGTAACCTCGGCCACATCAACCTCTCGACGCTCGCGGACCTCGAGGCGCCCGACTGGCGCGTCTGGTACGACGACCACGGCGACGAGTACGACTCGCTCGATGACGCCGTCGACGCCTTCCTCGAGGAGGCGATCGACTTCGAGGAGTTCGACCGCCGCATCGAGATGGGCACGCGGTTCCTCGAGAACGTCGTCACGATGAGCGACTTCCCGGTCGAGAAGATCGAGCAGAAGGTCCGGGAGATGCGCAAGATCGGCCTGGGCATCATGGGGCTGGCACAGCTGTACATCCAGCTCGGCATGGAGTACGGCAGCGAGACCTCTAACGAGGTCGCGCGCCAGCTGATGCGCCACATCAATCACGGATCGAAGTGGGCGTCCCACGAACTCGCCGAGGAGCGGGGCAGCTTCGACGAGTGGGACAACTCCAAGTACGCGAACCCGACCGCGTACCGCGAGTGGTTCGAACACCAGACCGGGCTCGACGCCGACGACTGGGCGGACGGGTTCTCGATGCGGAACCACAACACGACGACAATCGCGCCGACCGGCACGACCTCGATGGTCGGCAACACCACCGGCGGCTGTGAACCGATCTACAACGTCGCCTACTACAAGAACGTCTCCGACGACGTGCAGGGCGACGAGATGCTCGTCGAGTTCGACGACTACTTCCTGCGCGTACTGGAGGACAACGACATCGACGTCGACGCGGTCAAGGAGGAAGCCAAAGAGCAGATGGCGACCAACCAGTTCGACGGGGTGGAGGGCCTGTCGACGGTTCCCGACGCCATCGGCGAACTGTTCGTCACGACCGGCGATCTCTCGGCGAAAGACCACGCCGGCGTCCAGGTCGCCTGTCAGGAAGGCGTCGACTCCGCCATCTCGAAGACCGTCAACGCGCCCAACGACTCGACGCTCGAGGACGCCAAGGACGTGTTCGAGTACATCTACGAACACGGCGGGAAGGGCGTCACCTACTACCGCGACGGCACCCGCAGCAAGCAGGTGCTGACCACCCGCGCCGACAACGCCGACTTCGCCGACGAGACCGAGGCCGCACAGGCACTGGTCGAGCAGATCGACGAGATCTTCGGCGGCCTCGAGCAGTTCCTCGAGAGCGACGAGGTTCGGGACGTCCTCGAGGAGGACGTCGGCGGACTGCTCGACGACGACCAGGAGCGCATTACGGTCAACTTCACCGAGAAGCGCGAGCGTCCCGACGCCCTGCAAGGCGTCAGCCAGCGCATCGACACCGGCTACGGCAAGGTCTACGTGACGATCAACGAGGATCCCGAGACCGGCCAGCCGTTCGAACTGTTCGCGAACATCGGCCACTCGGGCGGGTTCACCAACTCCTTCACCGAGGCGCTGGCGAAGGTCATCTCGACCTCGCTGCGCTCGGGCGTCGATCCCGAGGAGATCGTCGACGAACTCTGTGGGACTCGAAGCCCCAAGGTCGCCTGGGACAAGGGCGAACAGATCCAGTCGATCCCGGACGCCATCGGCAGCGCGATGCGTCGCTACCTCGAGGACGAGATCGACAAGCCGTACCCGACCCAGCAGACCCTCGAGGAGTCGGCCGAACTTGACGCGGAAGCCGAGTACGACGGCCCGAAGACCGACGGCGGCGCCGCCGCACAGAACGGCGCCGACGACGACGCCACGCAGGACCTCATCGACGCCGGCGAGTCGCCGGAGTGTCCCGACTGCGGCTCGCTCTCGCTGTACTTCTCCGAAGGCTGCAAAACATGCAATAGCTGCGGTTGGTCGGAATGCTGA
- the trpG gene encoding anthranilate synthase component II produces MSATGEERTVDTDADPLTVLFVDNYDSFTYNLVEYVSQLDGTETAVRKNTASLGEIRAVEPDAIVVSPGPGHPKNDRDVGVTMAVLRELSPDVPTLGVCLGLEAAVYEYGGTVGRAPAPIHGKASAIDHDGEGVFAGLEQGFRAGRYHSLVATEIPDCFDVTATAEHDAETLVMGIRHQEYPIEAVQFHPESVLTAVGHDVIENFLEGV; encoded by the coding sequence ATGAGCGCCACCGGTGAAGAGCGGACCGTCGATACCGACGCGGACCCGCTGACCGTGCTGTTCGTCGACAACTACGACTCGTTCACCTACAACCTCGTGGAGTACGTCAGCCAGCTGGACGGCACCGAAACCGCGGTCCGGAAGAACACCGCGTCGCTCGGGGAAATCCGCGCGGTCGAGCCGGACGCGATCGTCGTCAGTCCGGGGCCGGGCCATCCGAAGAACGACCGCGACGTCGGCGTCACGATGGCCGTCCTCCGGGAACTGAGTCCGGACGTACCGACGCTCGGCGTCTGTCTCGGACTCGAGGCCGCGGTGTACGAGTACGGCGGGACGGTCGGCCGTGCGCCGGCGCCGATCCACGGCAAGGCGTCCGCGATCGACCACGACGGCGAGGGCGTCTTCGCGGGCCTCGAGCAAGGTTTTCGCGCGGGACGATACCACTCGCTGGTCGCGACCGAGATACCGGACTGTTTCGACGTCACCGCGACGGCGGAACACGATGCGGAGACGCTAGTGATGGGCATTCGCCATCAGGAGTATCCCATCGAGGCCGTCCAGTTCCACCCCGAGAGCGTGCTCACGGCGGTCGGCCACGACGTGATCGAGAACTTCCTCGAGGGCGTTTGA
- the trpE gene encoding anthranilate synthase component I, with product MTDSDTDPDVTPTLDVDRETFREHAGGREDRPVVVRAVATLDVETTPLETYAALTGRSASSDRDRSPYAFLLESAEKTASSDPDGAFRPSSAQADRHARYSYVGYDPDAVVTVDPDGTAVEALGDDAPLDLLETDVAGDTVDALRGAMPDVRFANPPEHDRQHLTGGLVGFLAYDAVYDLWLEEVGRERPESRFPDAQFVLTTKTLAFDERDETVSLDCTPVLEADDDPDAVYDALLAEAEAVAETLRAAEPPETGGFVRTDEVAGSKADYEESVRRAKEHVLDGDIYQGVVSRTRELYGDVDTLGFYEAMRDVNPSPYMYLLEHDDLTVVGASPETLVSVRGREVMSNPIAGTCDRGSSPVEDRRLAGEMLADEKERAEHTMLVDLARNDVRRVSEAGTVRVDEFMNVLKYSHVQHIESTVTGDLASDADAFDATRASFPAGTLSGAPKIRAMEIIDDLEAEPRGLYGGGVGYYSWCGDADFAIVIRTATVEEGAARGAADERAGDPRADGERDRITVQAGAGLVADSDPTAEYEETEQKMGGVLAALEEIETDGDALETADDGKSAGDLESQPEVSR from the coding sequence ATGACTGACTCCGACACCGACCCCGACGTAACGCCGACGCTCGACGTTGACCGCGAAACCTTCCGCGAGCACGCGGGCGGCCGCGAGGATCGACCGGTCGTCGTCCGTGCCGTCGCGACCCTCGACGTCGAGACGACGCCGCTCGAGACCTACGCCGCGCTCACCGGCCGCTCGGCCTCGAGCGACCGCGACCGGTCGCCGTACGCCTTCCTGCTCGAGAGCGCGGAGAAGACCGCCTCGAGCGACCCGGACGGCGCCTTCCGACCGAGTTCGGCGCAGGCCGATCGACACGCGCGTTACTCCTACGTCGGCTACGATCCGGACGCCGTCGTCACGGTCGACCCCGACGGGACCGCCGTCGAGGCGCTGGGCGACGACGCACCGCTCGACCTGCTCGAAACCGACGTCGCGGGTGACACCGTCGACGCCCTCCGCGGGGCGATGCCGGACGTTCGCTTCGCGAACCCGCCCGAACACGACCGCCAGCACCTGACCGGGGGCCTCGTGGGCTTTCTCGCCTACGACGCGGTCTACGACCTCTGGCTCGAGGAGGTCGGCCGCGAGCGCCCCGAGTCGCGGTTCCCGGACGCCCAGTTCGTCCTGACGACGAAGACGCTGGCGTTCGACGAGCGCGACGAGACGGTCTCGCTGGATTGCACGCCGGTCCTCGAGGCCGACGACGACCCCGACGCGGTCTACGACGCGCTGCTCGCGGAGGCCGAGGCCGTCGCGGAAACGCTGCGCGCGGCGGAGCCGCCAGAAACGGGTGGGTTCGTCAGGACCGACGAGGTCGCCGGGTCGAAAGCCGACTACGAGGAGAGCGTCCGCCGCGCCAAGGAGCACGTCCTCGACGGCGACATCTACCAGGGCGTCGTCTCCCGGACCCGAGAGCTGTACGGCGACGTCGACACCCTCGGCTTCTACGAGGCGATGCGCGACGTGAACCCGTCGCCGTACATGTACCTGCTCGAGCACGACGACCTGACCGTCGTCGGCGCGAGCCCCGAGACGCTGGTCTCCGTGCGCGGGCGCGAGGTCATGTCCAATCCCATCGCGGGAACGTGCGACCGGGGCTCGAGTCCCGTCGAGGACCGCCGGTTGGCCGGCGAGATGCTGGCCGACGAGAAGGAGCGGGCCGAACACACGATGCTGGTCGATCTGGCGCGAAACGACGTGCGCCGGGTCTCGGAGGCCGGCACCGTGCGAGTCGACGAGTTCATGAACGTCCTCAAGTACAGCCACGTCCAGCACATCGAGTCGACCGTGACGGGCGACCTCGCGAGCGACGCGGACGCGTTCGACGCCACGCGAGCGTCGTTCCCCGCCGGAACGCTCTCGGGCGCCCCGAAGATCCGCGCGATGGAGATCATCGACGACCTCGAAGCCGAACCGCGGGGGCTCTACGGCGGCGGCGTCGGCTACTACTCGTGGTGTGGCGACGCGGACTTCGCGATCGTGATTCGAACGGCCACCGTCGAGGAAGGCGCGGCGCGTGGCGCCGCGGATGAGCGAGCGGGGGATCCGCGAGCCGACGGCGAGCGGGATCGAATCACGGTCCAGGCGGGCGCCGGACTGGTCGCCGACAGCGATCCCACCGCCGAGTACGAGGAGACCGAGCAGAAGATGGGCGGCGTCCTCGCCGCGCTCGAGGAAATCGAGACGGACGGTGACGCGCTCGAGACGGCTGATGACGGGAAGTCGGCCGGCGACCTCGAGTCCCAACCGGAGGTGAGCCGATGA
- a CDS encoding phosphoribosylanthranilate isomerase — MTRVKICGLTNEDDLETAVDAGADALGVICDVSVDTPREVSVERARDLVAAAPPFVTTVLVTMPTGLERAIELVERVEPDAIQLHGDVPPDDLAFLRGKIDSTLLLAVDADDAARAESYDDVVDGLLVDTPADDGGGGTGRTHDWDRTRAATADLESPVILAGGLTPDNVADAVRTVDPFAVDVASGVEAAGGVKDPDAVRSFVDRARNARPTAEP, encoded by the coding sequence ATGACGCGGGTGAAGATCTGCGGCCTGACGAACGAGGACGACCTCGAGACGGCGGTCGACGCGGGCGCCGACGCCCTCGGCGTCATCTGTGACGTCTCCGTCGACACCCCCCGAGAGGTGTCGGTCGAGCGGGCCCGCGACCTCGTGGCCGCCGCGCCGCCGTTCGTGACCACCGTGCTCGTGACGATGCCGACGGGCCTCGAGCGCGCGATCGAACTGGTCGAGCGGGTCGAACCCGACGCGATCCAACTCCACGGCGACGTCCCGCCGGACGACCTCGCCTTCCTGCGCGGGAAGATCGACAGTACACTCCTGCTCGCGGTCGACGCCGACGACGCCGCGCGGGCCGAGTCCTACGACGACGTGGTCGACGGCCTCCTCGTCGACACGCCCGCCGACGACGGCGGTGGCGGCACCGGTCGGACCCACGACTGGGACCGGACGCGGGCCGCGACCGCCGATCTCGAGTCGCCGGTGATCCTGGCCGGCGGGCTCACGCCCGACAACGTCGCGGACGCGGTGCGGACGGTCGACCCGTTCGCGGTCGACGTCGCGAGCGGCGTCGAAGCCGCCGGCGGCGTCAAGGACCCCGACGCGGTCCGATCGTTCGTCGATCGAGCCAGGAACGCCCGCCCGACGGCGGAGCCCTGA